Proteins encoded together in one Sphingomonas radiodurans window:
- a CDS encoding acyl-CoA dehydrogenase family protein — translation MQFDFSEQQQEFRQEARRFLAAECPPERVRKAIEGGGFDRALWQGVAEMGFLGIAIPEEHGGLGLGYLELCAVAEEFGRALAPLPILSSIYLAAEAIKSFGTAEQQVAWLPRLAAGATIGCLAAAEGERLSERHLRTAFANGRLDGTKAPVLDGDIADIAIVLAKEGDALSLVRVDLAADGVTRTPLDTLDPSRGQAEIVFAGAPAERLGERGEGWAMFQTLLDRAAVLTAFEQIGGADRALEMGRDYALERMAFGRQIGSFQAIKHMLADMYVSATLARSNAYYGAWALSTGASELPQAAATARVSATNAFRHCAKNNIQVHGGMGFTWQMDCHFFYRRANQLALALGGPPDWEEKLVSRLSAVNMPIAA, via the coding sequence GTGCAGTTCGATTTCAGCGAGCAGCAGCAGGAATTTCGCCAGGAGGCTCGCCGCTTCCTCGCTGCAGAGTGCCCGCCCGAGCGGGTGCGCAAGGCAATTGAAGGCGGCGGCTTTGACCGCGCCTTGTGGCAGGGGGTCGCCGAGATGGGCTTCCTCGGTATCGCAATCCCCGAGGAGCATGGCGGGCTAGGCCTGGGCTATCTGGAGCTATGTGCGGTCGCCGAGGAGTTTGGCCGCGCGCTTGCCCCCCTGCCGATCCTCTCTTCGATCTACCTCGCCGCTGAGGCGATCAAGTCGTTTGGCACAGCAGAGCAGCAGGTTGCATGGCTTCCGCGTCTGGCGGCCGGAGCGACGATCGGCTGCCTTGCCGCCGCGGAGGGCGAGCGGCTGAGCGAACGCCATTTGCGGACTGCCTTCGCAAACGGCCGGCTCGACGGCACCAAGGCGCCGGTGCTCGATGGCGATATCGCCGACATCGCGATTGTTCTTGCAAAGGAAGGTGACGCACTCAGCCTCGTGCGGGTCGATCTTGCGGCTGACGGCGTGACGCGCACGCCGCTGGATACGCTCGATCCGTCGCGCGGCCAGGCCGAGATCGTCTTCGCTGGCGCGCCCGCCGAGCGGCTGGGCGAACGTGGGGAGGGCTGGGCGATGTTTCAGACCTTGCTCGACCGTGCCGCAGTGCTGACCGCGTTCGAGCAGATCGGCGGCGCCGATCGCGCGCTCGAGATGGGGCGCGACTATGCGTTGGAGCGAATGGCGTTCGGGCGGCAGATCGGTAGCTTCCAGGCGATCAAGCACATGCTGGCCGACATGTACGTCTCGGCCACGCTGGCGCGGTCTAACGCCTATTACGGCGCATGGGCGCTTTCCACAGGCGCGTCGGAGCTGCCGCAGGCGGCAGCGACCGCGCGCGTTTCCGCTACCAACGCCTTCCGCCATTGCGCCAAGAACAACATCCAGGTTCACGGCGGCATGGGCTTTACGTGGCAGATGGATTGCCACTTCTTCTATCGCCGCGCCAACCAACTCGCGCTCGCGCTCGGCGGCCCGCCTGACTGGGAAGAGAAGCTCGTCTCCCGACTCTCCGCCGTCAATATGCCAATCGCTGCCTGA
- a CDS encoding response regulator: protein MARVLIVEDNTRLAELVSAGLRGQGHVCDRVSTLAAATDALASFAFDGIILDLGLPDGDGVDWLRRRAGGEPPALILTARDALEDRVKGLDAGADDYLAKPFAMDELAARLRAMLRRPGSRRQVALELGNVIFDPASHAVAIATVSQELTRRESALLELLLRRAGEVVRRGVIEDGLYKFDEAVTPNAVEAIVSRLRRRLDDAGADLDLHTVRGVGYMLRERIA, encoded by the coding sequence ATGGCCCGAGTTTTGATCGTCGAGGACAATACGCGATTGGCGGAGCTTGTATCGGCGGGACTGCGCGGACAGGGGCATGTATGCGACCGGGTCTCAACGCTTGCGGCAGCGACAGACGCGCTGGCGTCATTTGCGTTCGACGGAATCATCCTCGATCTCGGGCTGCCCGATGGCGATGGTGTCGACTGGCTGCGGCGGCGTGCCGGCGGGGAGCCTCCTGCGCTAATTCTGACTGCACGCGACGCGCTGGAGGACCGGGTGAAGGGGCTCGATGCTGGCGCTGACGATTATCTCGCGAAGCCGTTTGCGATGGACGAGCTTGCGGCGCGGCTTCGCGCGATGTTGCGAAGACCAGGCTCGCGTCGCCAAGTCGCGTTGGAGCTGGGAAACGTGATTTTTGACCCAGCATCGCACGCGGTAGCGATCGCGACGGTCTCGCAGGAATTGACCCGTCGAGAGAGCGCTTTGCTGGAACTCCTGCTACGCCGCGCAGGCGAGGTCGTCCGGCGAGGTGTGATCGAGGACGGACTCTATAAATTCGACGAGGCTGTCACACCGAACGCGGTCGAGGCGATCGTATCGCGTCTACGCCGGCGACTGGACGATGCGGGCGCCGATCTGGATCTGCATACGGTTCGCGGCGTCGGGTACATGCTGCGAGAACGGATTGCGTGA
- a CDS encoding L,D-transpeptidase has translation MTGLILALLLAAGVTTPAAAQRSPAGQETPDFGAEAASGEVQAFAARTLATNDHRDLPFVIIDKRAAKVFVFDRRGRITGAAPALLGLAIGDDSVPGIGQRRLATIQPAERTTPAGRYQASLGHDFEQDILWIDYDGALSLHRVIAGNPKDRRAARLASESLLDNRVSYGCINVPAAFYDDVVKPAFTGTVGIVYILPETRPIADVFPALLAR, from the coding sequence TTGACCGGACTGATCCTCGCGCTGCTGCTGGCAGCTGGCGTCACGACGCCCGCCGCTGCGCAGCGATCGCCCGCGGGGCAAGAAACACCGGACTTCGGCGCCGAAGCCGCCTCCGGTGAGGTTCAGGCGTTCGCCGCCCGGACGCTCGCCACGAACGATCACCGCGACCTGCCGTTCGTGATCATCGACAAGCGCGCGGCGAAGGTGTTCGTCTTCGATCGCCGCGGCCGGATCACCGGTGCCGCGCCAGCACTGCTCGGGCTGGCGATCGGCGACGATAGCGTGCCCGGCATTGGCCAGCGGCGGCTCGCGACGATCCAGCCGGCGGAGCGCACCACGCCCGCCGGGCGCTACCAAGCGTCGCTTGGCCATGATTTCGAGCAGGATATCTTGTGGATCGACTATGACGGGGCATTGTCGCTGCATCGGGTGATCGCCGGCAATCCGAAGGACCGCCGCGCCGCGCGGCTCGCCTCCGAATCCCTGCTCGACAACCGCGTGTCCTACGGCTGCATCAACGTGCCCGCCGCCTTTTACGACGACGTCGTGAAACCCGCCTTCACCGGCACCGTCGGCATCGTCTACATCCTGCCGGAAACGCGACCGATCGCTGACGTGTTTCCTGCACTTTTAGCGCGTTAA
- a CDS encoding acyl-CoA dehydrogenase family protein: MNFDDTPEEAAFRAEARAWIEANAPSHLLPILSGSGFGTSAEAGEIDMLAEAKAWQKKKCDAGWACLHWPQEYGGRGATPMQRVVWNQEEGVYAQLSFTFIIGQGMCGPTVMAWGSEEDKQRLLPPLAAGEDIWCQMFSEPAAGSDLAGLRTRAVKDGDEWIVNGSKIWTSGAHISQYGILLTRTDPSVAKHKGLTMFWVDMRSPGIEVRPILQAHGQSGFNEVFFTDLRIPDSQRLGEVGNGWNVSLTTLMNERLSIGSGMSTGFEPLLDYAIRAPGPSGGRLVDDPSIRSKLADWATKASGLKYTGMRALTALSKGEQPGPENSIGKLVAGTTMQDIAMFAIDQQGEAGVLTDPQRAAAAARFQQVLMRSPATRIEGGTDEILRNIIAERVLGLPGDVRVDKNVAFDKIPTRA, from the coding sequence ATGAACTTCGACGACACTCCCGAAGAAGCCGCATTCCGCGCCGAGGCGCGCGCCTGGATCGAGGCAAACGCACCCAGTCACCTTCTCCCGATCCTCTCCGGATCGGGCTTCGGCACGTCGGCCGAGGCTGGCGAGATCGACATGCTCGCCGAGGCCAAGGCGTGGCAGAAGAAGAAGTGCGACGCCGGCTGGGCCTGCCTTCACTGGCCGCAGGAATATGGCGGTCGCGGCGCGACGCCGATGCAGCGCGTCGTCTGGAACCAGGAGGAGGGCGTGTACGCGCAACTCTCCTTCACCTTCATCATCGGTCAGGGAATGTGCGGTCCGACGGTAATGGCGTGGGGCAGCGAGGAGGACAAGCAGCGCCTGCTTCCGCCGCTCGCCGCGGGCGAAGACATCTGGTGCCAGATGTTCTCCGAGCCGGCCGCCGGCTCCGATCTGGCGGGCCTGCGCACCCGCGCGGTGAAGGACGGTGACGAGTGGATCGTCAACGGATCCAAGATCTGGACCAGCGGTGCGCATATTTCGCAATACGGCATCCTCCTCACGCGCACCGACCCCAGCGTCGCCAAGCACAAGGGGCTGACGATGTTCTGGGTCGACATGCGCTCACCTGGGATCGAGGTTCGCCCGATCCTGCAGGCGCATGGCCAGTCGGGGTTCAACGAGGTGTTCTTCACCGATCTGCGCATCCCCGATAGCCAGCGGCTCGGCGAAGTGGGCAACGGATGGAACGTCTCGCTGACGACGCTGATGAACGAGCGGCTGTCGATCGGATCGGGCATGTCGACGGGGTTCGAGCCGCTGCTCGACTATGCGATCCGCGCGCCGGGGCCCAGTGGCGGGCGGCTCGTTGACGATCCGTCGATCCGCTCGAAGCTGGCGGACTGGGCGACCAAGGCCAGCGGGCTGAAATACACCGGGATGCGTGCGCTGACCGCGCTCTCGAAGGGCGAACAGCCGGGGCCGGAGAATTCGATCGGCAAGCTCGTGGCGGGCACGACGATGCAGGACATCGCCATGTTTGCGATCGATCAGCAAGGCGAGGCGGGGGTGCTGACCGACCCCCAGCGGGCTGCCGCCGCCGCGCGCTTCCAGCAAGTGCTGATGCGCAGTCCCGCGACGCGGATCGAAGGCGGGACCGACGAGATCCTGCGCAACATCATTGCCGAACGCGTGCTCGGCCTGCCGGGCGACGTGCGCGTCGACAAGAATGTGGCGTTCGACAAGATCCCCACGCGGGCCTGA
- a CDS encoding ShlB/FhaC/HecB family hemolysin secretion/activation protein: MLKSGLSIVALTFAPAAYAQGTTAAGQLQQIPPTPAVPTTAPDISIAPRATPADTGPAGASVRVDTIRVSGATLFDEPTLIAASGFRPGGELTLAAMRALAGRISAYYHARGYFLAQAYVPEQDVQSGAVTIAVIEGRYGKIGLENQSTLSDTVARQGLRGLDSGDIVEGAPLERRLLLLSDLPGVGVRSTLSPGSAVGTSDLVVDLTPGRSITGSVEADNVGNRYTGTYRAGGSINLNNPLGVGDRLSGRILAAVDGLAYGRIAYQAPVANVTFGIAYAHIRYQLGREFENLDADGNANIVGAYASYPLIRSRNLNLYALADAEARWFVDNIGLVSSRATKRSRVASLGFAADSHDEFGGGGWSNLSAGWSFGTLDITSPLERAADALTARTDGGYSKIRFAAARLQTISGPLSLYGWVRGQYAFDNLDTSEKMELGGAYGVRAYPEGEAYGDEGIIGTAEARLTLNQWIEAVPGQLQAIGYIDAGVIDFAHDRWFPGPNRSTRSGVGGGLIWTEPHGFQVRASYAHRLGDQRVTSGPDRKGRVLVQLVKIF, translated from the coding sequence TTGCTGAAATCCGGACTATCGATCGTGGCGCTGACGTTCGCGCCAGCGGCTTATGCGCAAGGCACCACCGCTGCAGGGCAGCTTCAGCAGATCCCGCCGACGCCGGCTGTCCCGACGACTGCGCCCGACATCAGCATCGCACCGCGCGCCACGCCGGCCGACACCGGCCCTGCGGGCGCGTCGGTCCGGGTTGATACAATACGCGTAAGCGGCGCGACGCTGTTCGACGAACCGACGCTGATCGCTGCCAGCGGCTTTCGCCCCGGAGGGGAGCTGACACTCGCGGCGATGCGCGCGCTCGCCGGGCGCATTTCGGCCTATTACCACGCGCGCGGCTATTTCCTGGCGCAGGCCTATGTTCCCGAACAGGACGTGCAATCGGGCGCGGTGACGATCGCCGTGATCGAAGGCCGGTACGGCAAGATCGGGCTGGAGAATCAATCCACCTTGTCGGACACTGTCGCTCGGCAGGGCCTGCGCGGGCTCGACAGTGGCGATATCGTCGAAGGCGCGCCGCTTGAGCGCCGCCTGCTGCTGCTGTCGGATCTTCCCGGTGTCGGCGTCAGATCGACGCTCAGTCCCGGCTCGGCGGTCGGCACGTCCGATCTCGTGGTCGATCTGACGCCGGGTCGCAGCATCACCGGCAGCGTCGAGGCCGACAACGTCGGTAACCGTTATACCGGCACCTACCGGGCGGGCGGTTCGATCAACCTAAACAATCCGCTTGGCGTCGGCGATCGGCTGAGCGGCCGGATTCTCGCCGCCGTCGACGGACTGGCCTATGGCCGGATCGCTTACCAGGCGCCGGTCGCCAACGTCACCTTCGGCATCGCTTACGCGCATATCCGCTACCAGCTCGGCCGCGAGTTCGAGAATCTCGACGCAGACGGCAACGCGAACATCGTCGGCGCCTATGCCAGCTATCCGCTGATCCGCTCGCGCAACCTTAATCTTTACGCGCTCGCCGATGCCGAGGCGCGCTGGTTCGTGGACAACATCGGGCTGGTCTCGTCACGCGCGACCAAGCGCAGCCGCGTCGCCTCGCTCGGCTTCGCGGCCGATTCGCACGACGAGTTCGGCGGCGGCGGATGGAGCAATCTATCGGCGGGCTGGAGCTTCGGCACGCTCGACATCACCAGCCCGCTGGAACGCGCCGCCGACGCGCTGACCGCGCGCACCGATGGCGGCTACAGCAAGATCAGATTCGCCGCCGCACGGCTGCAGACGATCAGTGGGCCGCTGTCGCTCTATGGCTGGGTGCGCGGGCAATATGCCTTCGACAACCTCGATACGTCGGAGAAGATGGAATTGGGCGGCGCGTATGGCGTGCGCGCCTATCCCGAAGGCGAGGCCTATGGCGATGAGGGGATCATCGGCACCGCCGAAGCACGCCTGACGCTGAACCAATGGATCGAAGCAGTGCCCGGCCAGCTCCAGGCGATCGGCTACATCGATGCCGGCGTGATCGATTTCGCGCACGATCGCTGGTTTCCCGGGCCTAATCGCAGCACGCGCAGCGGCGTTGGCGGCGGGCTCATCTGGACAGAGCCGCACGGCTTTCAGGTTCGAGCCAGCTACGCGCATCGACTGGGCGACCAACGCGTCACCTCCGGGCCGGACCGCAAGGGCCGCGTCCTCGTTCAGCTCGTCAAGATTTTCTGA
- a CDS encoding two-partner secretion domain-containing protein gives MNIIRTRQWLFGSTALYSVARLAMVGITTGALAFASAAHAQGVPTGGNVVAGSATIATGAGSVTVNQASQATAINWDSFSVAQGNSVTFVQPDSQSVALNRVLGNDPSSILGNLTANGKVFLVNPNGVLFGQGAQVNVGGLVASTLNISDADFMAGRYAFAGTSGAAVLNRGTINAADGGFVALLGANVSNEGTIVARLGTVALAAGQGVTLDVAGDGLLNVMVDTGAVNGLVSNGGMIRADGGQVLLTAHAAGQLLRTAVNNTGVIEARTIASREGKIVLLGDMQSGSVNVDGVFDASAPNGGNGGFIETSASLINVKDSVRVTTAAATGTTGTWLIDPADFIIAPLGGNITGATLSAQLVTSSVVISTMAPDASGGNGDIFVNDAVAWTASGEPTTLTMNGFRDVNISAAITATNGNVVVCCGRDVNVNAPITTTNGSVLLNAGRDVHVFHAITTVDGNIALCAGHDVHIDAAVTLTRGTVIPAQSLGLPVGLTLIAGAAGTGPGVLGGTIIFAPLTPPVTVTVAPVTINYNPVSYAAPSDFSTSFVLTEGASLTQRMLLFPNGDKVFDGSTTTTLSGFNTNATSGLPSGVTLVAGPDATAVFDNAAVGSGVGITYSGYTLAGENAAQYALAGSCCVATFATTGTISPAIIVPPVVEPPVVVPPVVVPPVVVPPVVVPPVVEPPVVVPPVVEPPVVPPVVEPPVVVPPVVVPPVVEPPVVVPPVVVPPVVEPPVVVPPVIVPPVVEPPVVVPPVVVPPVVEPPVVVPPVVVPPVVEPPVVVPPVVVPPVVVPPLVEPPVVFPPVVVPPVVVPPVVVAPVVTPPVTEVPPVVVLPVVVPPLAELPPLAPQPTPVAVQPDTSILTGLTPVPAFAAAIPQFSVVGTGVNMPTVQLASVQPAPVQQAQDDRPAAGAERVGNAFLPAPAVPVYPRKQARH, from the coding sequence ATGAACATCATCCGCACCAGGCAGTGGCTCTTCGGCTCGACCGCGCTGTACAGCGTCGCCCGCCTCGCGATGGTCGGGATCACGACCGGCGCGCTGGCGTTCGCATCGGCGGCGCACGCGCAGGGCGTCCCGACCGGCGGCAATGTGGTCGCGGGCAGCGCCACGATCGCGACTGGGGCAGGGTCGGTCACGGTCAATCAGGCAAGCCAAGCCACCGCGATCAACTGGGACAGCTTCAGCGTCGCGCAGGGCAACAGCGTGACGTTCGTCCAGCCTGACAGTCAGTCGGTCGCGCTCAATCGTGTGCTTGGTAACGATCCATCGTCGATCCTCGGCAACCTCACCGCCAACGGCAAGGTGTTCCTGGTCAATCCAAACGGCGTGCTGTTCGGCCAGGGCGCGCAAGTAAACGTCGGCGGGCTGGTCGCCTCGACGCTGAACATCAGCGATGCCGATTTCATGGCCGGTCGCTATGCCTTTGCCGGCACCAGCGGCGCGGCGGTGCTGAACCGCGGCACGATCAATGCGGCGGACGGCGGCTTTGTCGCGCTGCTGGGCGCCAACGTCAGCAATGAAGGCACGATCGTCGCGCGGCTGGGCACGGTGGCGCTTGCCGCCGGCCAGGGCGTCACGCTCGACGTGGCAGGCGACGGGCTGCTCAACGTCATGGTCGATACCGGCGCAGTCAACGGCCTGGTCAGCAACGGCGGCATGATCCGCGCCGATGGCGGGCAAGTGCTGCTGACGGCGCATGCGGCGGGCCAGCTGCTGCGCACCGCGGTCAACAACACCGGCGTGATCGAGGCCCGCACGATCGCCAGCCGCGAAGGCAAGATCGTGCTGCTCGGCGACATGCAGAGCGGCAGCGTCAACGTCGACGGCGTGTTCGACGCGAGCGCCCCGAACGGCGGCAACGGCGGCTTCATCGAAACCTCGGCCTCATTGATCAACGTGAAGGACAGCGTGCGCGTCACCACCGCCGCCGCTACCGGCACCACCGGCACGTGGCTGATCGATCCGGCCGATTTCATCATCGCGCCGCTCGGCGGCAACATCACCGGCGCGACGCTGTCGGCGCAGCTCGTCACCAGCAGCGTCGTGATCAGCACGATGGCGCCCGATGCGAGTGGCGGCAACGGCGACATCTTCGTCAACGACGCAGTCGCCTGGACCGCATCGGGCGAACCAACGACCCTGACGATGAACGGCTTTCGCGACGTCAATATCAGTGCCGCGATCACCGCCACGAACGGCAATGTCGTGGTGTGCTGCGGACGCGACGTGAACGTCAATGCGCCGATCACGACCACCAACGGCAGCGTCCTGCTCAACGCCGGCCGCGACGTACACGTCTTCCACGCGATCACCACCGTCGACGGAAACATCGCGCTATGCGCGGGCCATGACGTCCACATCGACGCGGCGGTGACACTGACGCGCGGCACCGTCATCCCGGCGCAGAGCCTTGGCCTGCCCGTCGGCCTCACGCTCATCGCGGGCGCCGCCGGCACCGGTCCCGGCGTGCTCGGCGGGACGATCATCTTCGCGCCGCTGACCCCACCCGTCACCGTCACGGTGGCGCCGGTGACGATCAACTACAATCCCGTCTCCTATGCCGCCCCGTCGGACTTCTCGACCAGCTTTGTGCTGACCGAAGGCGCATCGCTCACGCAGCGGATGCTGCTGTTCCCGAACGGCGACAAGGTGTTCGACGGCAGCACGACCACCACGCTGAGCGGGTTCAACACCAATGCGACATCCGGGCTGCCGAGCGGCGTAACGCTGGTCGCCGGGCCCGACGCAACGGCGGTGTTCGACAATGCGGCGGTCGGCTCGGGTGTCGGCATCACCTACAGCGGCTATACGCTGGCCGGCGAGAACGCCGCTCAATATGCGCTCGCCGGATCTTGCTGTGTCGCCACCTTCGCGACGACCGGGACGATTTCGCCTGCGATCATCGTTCCGCCGGTCGTTGAGCCGCCGGTTGTTGTCCCACCCGTGGTCGTTCCCCCGGTAGTGGTGCCGCCAGTCGTCGTGCCGCCGGTGGTAGAGCCGCCCGTCGTCGTTCCGCCTGTCGTGGAACCACCGGTAGTCCCGCCAGTCGTCGAGCCGCCCGTTGTTGTTCCGCCGGTGGTGGTCCCGCCGGTTGTGGAGCCGCCCGTGGTTGTTCCGCCGGTGGTCGTCCCGCCAGTCGTGGAGCCGCCTGTTGTCGTTCCGCCAGTGATCGTCCCGCCAGTCGTGGAGCCACCTGTCGTTGTTCCGCCGGTAGTCGTCCCGCCAGTCGTGGAGCCGCCCGTTGTCGTTCCGCCGGTAGTCGTCCCGCCGGTTGTGGAGCCGCCTGTCGTCGTTCCTCCGGTGGTCGTTCCTCCAGTCGTCGTGCCACCCCTTGTGGAGCCACCAGTCGTCTTTCCGCCGGTCGTGGTCCCACCCGTCGTGGTACCACCGGTCGTCGTGGCGCCGGTGGTGACGCCGCCGGTCACCGAGGTGCCGCCGGTCGTCGTCCTGCCGGTCGTCGTGCCGCCGCTCGCCGAACTGCCGCCGCTGGCGCCACAGCCGACGCCGGTTGCCGTGCAGCCGGACACTAGCATCCTGACCGGCTTGACGCCCGTCCCTGCGTTCGCCGCGGCGATCCCGCAATTCAGCGTGGTCGGCACCGGCGTGAACATGCCAACGGTCCAGCTCGCATCGGTCCAGCCGGCGCCGGTGCAACAGGCGCAGGACGATCGCCCGGCGGCCGGCGCCGAACGGGTCGGCAACGCATTCCTTCCAGCGCCTGCGGTGCCCGTATATCCCCGCAAGCAAGCGCGCCATTGA
- a CDS encoding efflux RND transporter periplasmic adaptor subunit has product MKHRTLIFGGSAAAVTAAAAWLVIPADPATPPIAPAAQRTKPTGYIALTGAQVRSLGLEVAPVDAADTIALATLPAQITPPPNARVAVAAQLPGVITRIFVVNGQAVTKGQALATVASRDVVSLSADLARARSRQAVASAQAGRLQQLSREGIIAPARSDEASALAAQSAIDVSEQHRLIALLGGGRIAGAGYTLTTPISGRISSMTAETGKMVDPAMAPFVIDGAGALQVAAQVPERLIGLVRPGMQVRVGSDGVGTVLAVGAAVDPTTRSATLTANVQSAPGISPGSATSVVIEGPAPAGAVRVPAAAVTQIDGRTVVFLVVRGGVSVRPVVISEGTGDHVVVTRGLTLGQRVVTSGISELVTLASAN; this is encoded by the coding sequence ATGAAGCATCGAACATTGATCTTCGGCGGCAGCGCAGCCGCGGTCACGGCGGCCGCGGCGTGGCTGGTGATCCCGGCCGACCCGGCCACGCCGCCGATCGCGCCCGCGGCCCAGCGCACCAAACCCACGGGATATATCGCACTGACGGGCGCGCAGGTTCGCAGCCTCGGCCTTGAAGTCGCCCCGGTCGATGCCGCCGACACGATCGCGCTAGCGACCTTGCCAGCACAGATTACGCCGCCGCCCAATGCAAGGGTTGCCGTGGCGGCTCAACTTCCGGGGGTCATCACGCGCATCTTCGTGGTCAACGGCCAAGCGGTGACGAAGGGGCAAGCGCTGGCGACTGTCGCTAGCCGAGATGTTGTAAGCCTGAGCGCCGATCTGGCCCGAGCGCGCTCGCGGCAGGCAGTGGCGAGCGCCCAAGCCGGCCGGCTGCAGCAATTGTCGCGTGAAGGGATCATTGCTCCTGCCCGTTCCGACGAAGCGTCGGCGCTGGCGGCACAGAGCGCCATCGACGTAAGCGAGCAGCACCGGCTGATTGCCTTGCTGGGTGGTGGGCGCATTGCCGGTGCGGGCTACACCCTGACGACGCCTATCTCGGGGCGGATCAGCAGCATGACCGCAGAGACCGGCAAGATGGTCGATCCGGCCATGGCGCCGTTCGTCATCGATGGCGCAGGCGCGCTGCAGGTCGCCGCGCAGGTTCCCGAGCGGCTGATCGGTTTGGTGCGTCCGGGCATGCAGGTCAGGGTCGGATCCGACGGGGTCGGCACGGTGCTGGCCGTCGGAGCCGCCGTTGATCCGACGACGCGATCGGCAACGCTGACCGCCAATGTCCAGTCGGCCCCGGGTATCTCGCCGGGAAGCGCGACGAGTGTCGTCATCGAAGGACCGGCACCGGCAGGCGCGGTGCGCGTACCGGCTGCGGCCGTCACCCAGATCGATGGGCGCACAGTGGTCTTTCTCGTCGTTCGGGGCGGGGTGTCAGTCCGCCCAGTTGTAATTTCGGAGGGCACCGGCGATCATGTGGTCGTCACGCGCGGCCTGACGCTCGGACAACGGGTCGTAACGAGCGGCATCAGCGAGCTCGTGACGCTCGCCAGCGCGAACTGA
- a CDS encoding sensor histidine kinase: MIQEPSITRRLTRSLAVVGGLGALLLLVFIGVEYRLSFNHLSGGDAAQLALRELAEHVLLPMAVLIVPMALAGRWAIRRAVEPLRTAADEIDARTEDVRGVRVSADALPQEARPFADAINRTLERIDRVASMHEAFAADIAHELRTPLTLLSLELDRLTVPEASRLREDVAQMRRLIDQLMLLAQVEADAASLTSPSRIDLADLAGDVIARMAPIALDRSAHLELAADMPVWASGRREAIGAALRNLLENALRVTPPGGTILVRVTADGTMAVRDEGPGLSTSSLADLVGRHRRADYASTDGAGLGLAIVDRIVKAHGGTLSTAPDAREIRLGLPLSG, translated from the coding sequence GTGATTCAAGAGCCGTCGATCACTCGTCGCCTGACGCGTAGCCTGGCAGTTGTCGGCGGGCTCGGCGCACTATTACTTCTCGTCTTCATCGGCGTTGAATATCGTCTGTCGTTCAATCATTTATCGGGCGGCGATGCGGCGCAGCTCGCGCTGCGTGAGCTGGCCGAGCACGTTTTGCTGCCGATGGCCGTGCTTATCGTTCCCATGGCACTGGCCGGGCGTTGGGCGATCCGTCGTGCCGTGGAGCCGCTGAGGACGGCTGCTGATGAGATCGACGCGCGAACCGAGGATGTGCGCGGCGTCCGCGTGTCGGCCGACGCCCTGCCGCAGGAGGCACGCCCCTTTGCCGATGCGATCAACCGGACCCTCGAGCGTATCGACCGAGTCGCATCGATGCACGAGGCCTTCGCCGCTGACATAGCACACGAATTGCGGACGCCGCTGACGTTGCTGTCGCTCGAACTCGATCGCCTGACCGTGCCTGAGGCATCCCGGCTGCGTGAAGACGTTGCGCAGATGCGTCGCCTGATCGACCAGTTGATGCTGTTGGCCCAGGTCGAAGCCGACGCGGCGTCGCTGACGTCGCCCAGCCGGATCGACCTTGCTGATCTGGCTGGCGACGTCATTGCCCGAATGGCGCCGATTGCCCTGGACCGGTCGGCGCATCTCGAGCTTGCGGCGGACATGCCCGTGTGGGCGTCGGGGCGCCGCGAAGCGATTGGCGCTGCGCTGCGCAATCTGTTGGAGAACGCGCTGCGCGTTACGCCGCCCGGGGGAACGATCCTGGTCCGCGTTACGGCCGACGGGACGATGGCGGTTCGCGACGAGGGGCCGGGGCTGAGCACATCATCCCTGGCTGACCTGGTCGGCCGCCATCGCCGCGCGGATTACGCGAGCACGGACGGCGCGGGTCTGGGACTGGCGATCGTCGATCGCATCGTGAAGGCGCACGGCGGAACGCTGAGCACTGCGCCTGACGCTCGCGAGATTCGGCTGGGCCTGCCCCTGTCAGGTTGA
- a CDS encoding M48 family metalloprotease, with translation MQGAARNELPEDAASSTIDLNADGVTDRACLSQVELVADNTINAWADGERVMITTAILDQCRTDDELAFVIGHEMSHNILHHRARLVADGVEMGLLPVSPAGSAKMRETEEEADRLAARITSAAGYDLAQAAPLIRRLLAPVERHGPAAETHPPSVRRLAMLKVAVAQLTGRPARH, from the coding sequence ATGCAAGGGGCCGCTCGCAACGAGCTACCCGAAGACGCAGCGTCTTCGACCATCGATCTGAACGCCGATGGTGTCACGGACCGTGCGTGTCTGTCGCAGGTCGAGCTCGTGGCGGACAACACCATCAATGCGTGGGCGGACGGGGAACGGGTGATGATAACCACTGCCATTCTTGATCAATGCCGCACCGATGACGAACTTGCGTTCGTGATCGGGCACGAAATGTCGCACAACATCCTTCATCATCGCGCGCGGCTCGTCGCGGACGGCGTGGAGATGGGGCTTCTGCCTGTCTCCCCGGCAGGATCGGCGAAGATGCGGGAAACGGAAGAGGAAGCAGATCGTCTCGCGGCGCGCATAACCAGCGCGGCTGGCTATGATCTCGCGCAGGCCGCACCCTTGATACGCCGCCTGCTCGCGCCGGTCGAGCGGCACGGCCCTGCCGCCGAGACGCACCCCCCATCAGTTCGCCGTCTGGCGATGTTGAAGGTGGCGGTTGCGCAGCTAACCGGCCGCCCCGCGCGGCATTAA